A stretch of the Archangium violaceum genome encodes the following:
- a CDS encoding DeoR/GlpR family DNA-binding transcription regulator, translating into MSTQPPAPPEAPAPVLLPEERRRVILEQLGLRGRVLATDLCRMLQVSEDTIRRDLRDLDEAGLLKRVHGGALPLTQGSVGRAFGVPQAGKQAIARIAAGLIRPGQVVFLDGGTTLLEVTRSLPADLRATIITPSPAVAVALADYGGLEVHLVGGRLHPGSLTVVGAETVEALRRVRADLCLLGVCSLHAEVGISTAYAEEATTKRAMLESAAETVAVLTADKLGTVSPFVVAPVSRLTTLVTEASGTEAQLAPFHKLPLRLLSA; encoded by the coding sequence ATGAGCACGCAACCTCCCGCTCCCCCAGAAGCGCCAGCGCCGGTCCTGCTCCCCGAGGAGCGGCGGCGCGTCATTCTCGAACAGCTCGGCCTCCGGGGCCGGGTGTTGGCCACGGATTTGTGCCGGATGTTGCAGGTTTCGGAGGACACCATCCGAAGGGATCTGCGGGACCTCGACGAGGCGGGCCTGCTCAAGAGGGTGCATGGGGGAGCGCTGCCGCTCACCCAGGGGTCCGTGGGCCGTGCCTTTGGTGTCCCCCAGGCGGGGAAGCAGGCCATCGCCCGCATCGCGGCCGGGCTGATCCGTCCCGGCCAGGTGGTGTTCCTCGATGGAGGCACCACCCTGCTGGAGGTGACGCGGAGCCTGCCCGCGGACCTGCGCGCCACGATCATCACTCCCAGCCCGGCGGTGGCGGTGGCCCTGGCCGACTACGGGGGGCTCGAGGTCCATCTGGTGGGGGGACGCCTGCACCCTGGCTCCCTGACGGTGGTGGGGGCGGAGACGGTGGAGGCGCTGCGGCGGGTGAGGGCGGATCTCTGCCTGCTGGGCGTGTGCAGCCTGCACGCCGAGGTGGGCATCTCCACCGCGTACGCCGAGGAGGCGACGACCAAGCGCGCCATGCTCGAGAGCGCGGCGGAGACCGTCGCCGTGCTCACCGCGGACAAGCTCGGGACCGTATCGCCCTTCGTGGTGGCCCCCGTCAGCCGGTTGACCACCCTGGTGACGGAGGCCAGCGGTACCGAGGCGCAGCTCGCGCCCTTCCACAAGCTCCCACTCCGGCTCCTGAGCGCATGA
- a CDS encoding response regulator transcription factor, with the protein MSDKPTRILVVEDDLAILTGLSMNLKFEGYEVLQAQDGRQGLARALDETPDLLVLDLMLPELNGFEVLKELRQRGRDTPVVVLSAKGAEPDKILGLNLGADDYVVKPFGLQELLARIKAVLRRRYPASGPPPPVGFGDVQVDLNAKTVSRGDKPVELTAQEFKLLAHFLAHPGRTFSREELLSAAWGYDYDGSARTVDNFMRQLRLKLEKDPEQPRHFLTVRGLGYRFDR; encoded by the coding sequence ATGAGCGACAAGCCAACACGCATCCTGGTGGTGGAGGACGACTTGGCCATCCTCACCGGGCTCTCCATGAACCTGAAGTTCGAGGGCTACGAGGTCCTCCAGGCCCAGGACGGCCGGCAGGGTCTGGCTCGCGCGCTCGACGAGACGCCGGACCTGCTGGTGTTGGACCTGATGCTGCCCGAGCTCAACGGCTTCGAGGTGCTCAAGGAGCTGCGCCAGCGCGGCCGGGACACCCCCGTCGTCGTGCTCAGCGCCAAGGGAGCGGAGCCGGACAAGATCCTCGGCCTCAACCTGGGCGCGGACGACTACGTGGTGAAGCCCTTCGGACTGCAGGAGCTGCTGGCGCGCATCAAGGCGGTGCTGCGCCGGCGCTACCCGGCCTCGGGGCCGCCGCCACCGGTGGGCTTCGGCGACGTGCAGGTGGACCTGAACGCCAAGACGGTGTCGCGCGGTGACAAGCCCGTGGAGCTGACGGCGCAGGAGTTCAAGCTGCTGGCCCACTTCCTCGCGCACCCGGGGCGCACCTTCAGCCGCGAGGAGCTGCTGAGCGCCGCCTGGGGCTACGACTACGACGGCAGCGCCCGCACGGTGGACAACTTCATGCGCCAGCTCCGGCTCAAGCTGGAGAAGGACCCCGAGCAACCCCGGCACTTCCTCACCGTGCGGGGGCTCGGCTACCGCTTCGACCGCTGA
- a CDS encoding membrane dipeptidase, translated as MEFNIQPRAVLALALMMAQGCGPVAQEPEPAPVASAARGLAVSGFAELHHHMFAEEAFGGGWFHGSHTGALARCDGGAPESDHARIRMDVSELLKLCPNSGSVDLRGVPVLAGLFGIGGAVGSEFIGKIEGTEGDTGLHLGRREVRTEWPRWDTLAHQQSWDGWLKQAHQGGMSLVVVSLVSNQFLCKVLPYQNIKRPCDEMADVEIQLQMARDFDARTDWAEIALSPAHARSIISSGKLAMVLSIETSNLFGNKDWRGELDRFYGLGVRSIQPVHQVDNRFGGAALHNPLFHAAQFLENCHIDFDCGTTTKDFTLGFDVARDAAGNCRNTKGLTADGKALVQAMMAKGMLIDLAHMGEKGVRDSIALAQANTYYPLYVSHGHFREVMNPKLADDEKTTPAWVVRALRQTGGIFGLRTAHDETRTYTKSGVANNCHGSTRSLAQAYEFGRQGLKVPMAFGADLNGFIQQTRPRFGPHGACSASFQAEADEQARQQVLSGPGRLGTDFDEYGLAHVGLLPDLLKDLGRVGANTAGLANSAELYIRMWERANGPRTGMADAASDIDTSGVAPYEDKSVREARYPTMCGMAYAPDTKALNEGCRFDAECISDQCTSVLCSTFDGRCVCNDDGDCGGSAYCQDEIPANPGDNDCVPKKADWASCSRDGQCLSGECGGCADTVGWCYTPNSKTYGQSCKSDNECTTGRCGADCYVNPTGTCLCDSDSHCASNQYCGWGTNSGKCQNKKSRGAACANDRECLSNNCRWSFTCA; from the coding sequence ATGGAATTCAACATTCAGCCCAGAGCCGTGCTGGCGCTGGCACTCATGATGGCGCAGGGCTGTGGTCCCGTGGCGCAGGAGCCCGAACCCGCTCCGGTGGCTTCGGCCGCGCGGGGGCTCGCGGTGAGCGGCTTCGCGGAGCTGCACCACCACATGTTCGCCGAGGAGGCCTTCGGCGGCGGCTGGTTCCACGGCAGCCACACCGGCGCGCTGGCGCGCTGTGACGGTGGTGCGCCGGAGAGTGACCATGCCCGCATCCGCATGGACGTGAGCGAGCTGCTGAAGCTGTGCCCCAACTCGGGCAGTGTGGATCTGCGCGGCGTCCCCGTGCTCGCCGGGCTCTTCGGCATCGGCGGCGCGGTGGGCTCGGAGTTCATCGGCAAGATCGAAGGCACGGAGGGGGACACGGGCCTGCACCTGGGCCGGCGCGAGGTGCGCACCGAGTGGCCCCGTTGGGACACCCTCGCGCACCAGCAGTCCTGGGACGGCTGGCTGAAGCAGGCGCACCAGGGAGGCATGTCGCTGGTGGTGGTGTCGCTGGTGAGCAACCAGTTCCTGTGCAAGGTGTTGCCGTACCAGAACATCAAGCGTCCGTGCGACGAGATGGCGGACGTCGAGATTCAGCTCCAGATGGCGCGTGATTTCGATGCGCGCACGGACTGGGCGGAGATCGCCCTGTCGCCCGCGCACGCGCGCAGCATCATCTCCTCGGGGAAGCTGGCGATGGTGCTCTCCATCGAGACGAGCAACCTCTTCGGCAACAAGGACTGGCGCGGCGAGCTGGACCGCTTCTATGGGCTGGGCGTGCGCTCCATCCAGCCGGTGCACCAGGTGGACAACCGCTTCGGCGGCGCGGCGCTGCACAACCCCCTCTTCCACGCGGCCCAGTTCCTCGAGAACTGCCACATCGACTTCGACTGCGGCACGACGACGAAGGACTTCACGCTCGGCTTCGACGTGGCCCGGGATGCGGCGGGCAACTGCCGCAACACCAAGGGGCTCACCGCGGACGGCAAGGCGCTGGTGCAGGCGATGATGGCCAAGGGGATGCTCATCGACCTGGCGCACATGGGGGAGAAGGGCGTGCGGGACTCCATCGCGCTCGCGCAGGCCAACACCTACTACCCGCTCTATGTGTCGCACGGCCACTTCCGCGAGGTGATGAACCCGAAGCTGGCGGACGACGAGAAGACGACGCCGGCGTGGGTGGTGCGCGCCCTGCGGCAGACGGGCGGCATCTTCGGCCTGCGCACGGCGCACGACGAGACGCGCACGTACACGAAGTCCGGCGTGGCCAACAACTGCCACGGTTCCACCCGCTCGCTGGCGCAGGCGTACGAGTTCGGCCGCCAGGGGCTGAAGGTGCCCATGGCCTTCGGCGCGGACCTCAACGGCTTCATCCAGCAGACGCGGCCGCGCTTCGGGCCGCACGGCGCGTGCTCGGCCTCCTTCCAGGCGGAGGCGGATGAGCAGGCGCGCCAGCAGGTGCTGTCCGGGCCGGGGCGGTTGGGCACGGACTTCGACGAGTACGGCCTGGCGCACGTGGGCCTGCTGCCGGACCTGTTGAAGGACCTGGGGCGGGTGGGAGCGAACACGGCGGGGCTCGCCAACTCGGCGGAGCTGTACATCCGCATGTGGGAGCGGGCGAACGGTCCGCGCACGGGGATGGCGGATGCGGCCTCGGACATCGACACGAGCGGGGTGGCCCCGTACGAGGACAAGTCCGTGCGCGAGGCGCGCTACCCCACGATGTGCGGCATGGCCTATGCGCCGGACACGAAGGCGCTGAACGAGGGCTGCCGCTTCGACGCGGAGTGCATCAGCGACCAGTGCACCTCGGTGCTGTGCTCCACCTTCGATGGACGCTGCGTGTGCAACGACGACGGGGACTGCGGGGGCTCGGCCTACTGCCAGGACGAGATTCCGGCCAACCCGGGAGACAACGACTGCGTGCCGAAGAAGGCGGACTGGGCCTCGTGCAGCCGGGATGGGCAGTGCCTGTCGGGGGAGTGCGGCGGCTGCGCGGACACGGTGGGCTGGTGCTACACGCCGAACTCGAAGACGTACGGGCAGAGCTGCAAGTCGGATAACGAGTGCACGACGGGGCGGTGCGGCGCGGACTGCTACGTGAACCCCACGGGCACGTGCCTGTGCGACAGCGATTCACACTGCGCGAGCAACCAGTACTGCGGATGGGGTACGAACTCGGGCAAGTGCCAGAACAAGAAGTCGAGGGGAGCGGCGTGCGCGAACGACCGCGAGTGCCTCTCCAACAACTGCCGCTGGTCGTTCACCTGCGCCTGA
- a CDS encoding class I SAM-dependent methyltransferase produces MAGNDTRGRTPLSLVGHEPDILFYTRQATGQGGAVLVLGSANGRVAWALAEAGLSVLGVDPSERMVRAAEELRASETPEVSGRMRFLHADPRSLRLSERFSVVLAPQHALGLMGSHEDLEAFLATVRHHLEPAGIFAYDVLNPPAEPTSSRDEDEDEPGAALEPRRPVFAFHLRERRQPGMPLGIRRLKLKPFSVEELDGAMKACGLTPRERYGRFDGKPFEPEDSRHIGVVDG; encoded by the coding sequence ATGGCCGGAAACGACACGCGTGGTCGCACGCCGCTCTCTCTCGTCGGGCACGAGCCCGACATCCTCTTCTATACCCGCCAGGCCACCGGGCAGGGCGGGGCCGTGTTGGTGCTGGGCTCGGCCAACGGACGCGTGGCCTGGGCGCTGGCCGAGGCCGGCCTGTCCGTGCTCGGCGTGGACCCGTCCGAGCGGATGGTGCGGGCCGCCGAGGAGCTCCGGGCCTCCGAGACGCCCGAGGTGTCCGGCCGCATGCGCTTCCTGCACGCCGATCCGCGCTCGCTGCGCCTGTCCGAGCGTTTCTCCGTGGTGCTCGCTCCCCAGCACGCCCTGGGGCTGATGGGCTCGCACGAGGACCTCGAGGCCTTCCTGGCCACGGTGCGCCACCACCTGGAGCCCGCGGGCATCTTCGCCTACGACGTGCTCAACCCACCGGCCGAGCCCACGTCCTCGCGAGACGAGGACGAGGACGAGCCCGGTGCCGCGCTCGAGCCGCGCCGGCCGGTATTCGCCTTCCACCTGCGCGAGCGCCGGCAGCCCGGGATGCCGCTGGGCATCCGCCGCCTCAAGCTGAAGCCCTTCTCCGTGGAGGAGCTGGACGGGGCGATGAAGGCCTGTGGGCTGACGCCTCGCGAGCGGTACGGGCGGTTCGACGGCAAGCCGTTCGAGCCCGAGGACTCGCGGCACATCGGCGTGGTGGACGGGTAG
- a CDS encoding DUF4240 domain-containing protein — MQQQLGELRRLLLQLGAAYLIAGGCSDDGFTDFRSWLISMGRRVFENALSNAESLIEVVDAPGLEDIFFEEFRYVPEQAYEELTGHEIPTYEEPTPVDPVGEKWSEEEGNLARRFPKLWARYHP; from the coding sequence ATGCAACAGCAACTCGGGGAGCTCCGAAGACTTCTGTTGCAGCTGGGAGCTGCGTACCTCATCGCGGGTGGCTGCTCGGATGATGGCTTCACGGATTTCCGAAGCTGGTTGATCTCGATGGGGCGCCGTGTTTTCGAGAACGCACTGTCGAACGCGGAATCGCTCATCGAAGTAGTCGATGCGCCCGGGCTCGAAGACATCTTCTTCGAAGAATTTCGATATGTGCCGGAGCAGGCCTATGAGGAACTGACAGGGCACGAGATTCCCACGTACGAAGAGCCCACCCCTGTCGACCCTGTCGGTGAGAAATGGAGCGAAGAGGAGGGAAATCTCGCGAGAAGATTCCCCAAGCTCTGGGCAAGATACCACCCGTGA
- a CDS encoding MFS transporter, translating to MNTMKLPVDARLAWVRRVAIATIFFVNGVGFASWVPHIPAVQARLGLSTAELGLALLAVAGGALVSMPLTGGLLARWGSGRVTLVSSLLFCVLVALPVRASELFLFLLSLFAFGAANGAMDVAMNAHGVAIERWMGRPILSSLHALFSLGGLVGAGCSMLVLKSGLSPAAHMVGAAGGGLLLVGAAARFLGPGSAGIAGSSPFFVLPRGPLLLLGLLAFLVLLTEGAVADWSAVYLRNALSADPYLAGAGYAVFSLTMTTGRLLGDRLAAAFSRVTLLRAGGLLAAGGLGAALLLHHPLAAVVGFGCMGLGLANIIPLMFSAAGRTPGVPSGMAIASMSTAGYGGFLAGPPLVGFVADVVGLPLALGMLVAFLSIVVATAGWVGASSQEEAELEVDALRG from the coding sequence ATGAACACGATGAAGCTTCCCGTGGATGCACGGTTGGCGTGGGTGAGGCGCGTGGCCATCGCCACCATCTTCTTCGTCAACGGCGTCGGCTTCGCGAGCTGGGTCCCGCACATCCCCGCCGTCCAGGCCCGGTTGGGTCTGAGCACCGCGGAGCTCGGTCTGGCGCTGCTCGCCGTCGCGGGCGGGGCCCTGGTGTCCATGCCGCTCACGGGGGGGCTCCTCGCGCGGTGGGGCAGTGGCCGGGTGACGCTCGTCAGCTCCCTGCTCTTCTGCGTGCTGGTGGCCCTGCCGGTGCGCGCGTCCGAGCTGTTCCTGTTCTTGCTGTCGTTGTTTGCCTTTGGCGCGGCCAACGGCGCCATGGACGTGGCGATGAACGCTCACGGGGTGGCCATCGAGCGGTGGATGGGCCGGCCCATCCTCTCCTCGCTGCATGCCCTGTTCAGTCTCGGGGGGCTGGTGGGAGCCGGGTGCTCCATGTTGGTGCTCAAGTCGGGCCTCTCGCCGGCCGCGCACATGGTGGGGGCGGCGGGAGGAGGGCTGCTGCTCGTTGGCGCCGCCGCGCGTTTCCTGGGTCCGGGCTCGGCCGGTATCGCTGGCTCCTCGCCCTTCTTCGTGCTGCCTCGCGGGCCACTGTTGTTGTTGGGGCTCCTGGCCTTCCTCGTCCTGCTCACCGAGGGGGCGGTGGCGGACTGGAGCGCCGTCTACCTGCGCAACGCGCTCAGTGCCGACCCGTACCTGGCGGGAGCGGGCTATGCCGTGTTCTCGCTGACCATGACCACGGGGCGGTTGTTGGGAGATCGCCTGGCCGCGGCCTTCAGTCGTGTGACGCTGTTGCGTGCCGGGGGGCTGCTGGCCGCCGGGGGGTTGGGGGCGGCCCTGCTGCTCCACCATCCCCTCGCCGCGGTGGTCGGGTTTGGCTGCATGGGGCTGGGCCTGGCCAACATCATCCCCTTGATGTTCAGCGCCGCTGGCCGCACACCGGGAGTCCCCTCGGGAATGGCCATCGCCTCCATGTCCACGGCTGGCTATGGCGGCTTCCTGGCCGGCCCGCCGCTCGTCGGCTTCGTGGCGGACGTGGTGGGCCTGCCCCTCGCGCTCGGAATGCTCGTGGCCTTCCTGTCCATCGTCGTGGCCACCGCGGGTTGGGTGGGCGCCTCGAGTCAGGAGGAGGCGGAGCTCGAGGTGGACGCGCTACGCGGGTGA
- a CDS encoding sensor histidine kinase, with protein MSNPQPSVILSFRRTFALLIVLIVLPSAGLSGFGVVAIINERAAVEKRLEAVWQGTLESLAEELPVLLRSARFELVDGEPRLEAPGGRLLSTPSAFRVEGQQVTTNDTELAAALEAVKFSASDFPPGSSRFSLMVGGRATLIAAERQGDVVHGVRLDQDAVEALLDERAERWVSTTEPVRFVLVARHESTGEGLMGKLVSEVAQARANALGSAVLAELLLPPPLQDFRLGVVPTGEDPVARASYRNRLLYVVLLGLFYVTLTFGVVYTGRVLYREARLSRMKTDFVSLVSHELRTPVTSIRMFIETLALGRVKDPAQTQEVLKMLTQETERLSTLVERVLDWSRIESGRKEYHRETLPVPVVVETAVSAFRAQRLEGDMQLTVDVPEDLPPVQVDRVAIAGALLNLLQNAYKYSREDKRIALSVRSARRWVCLTVEDHGMGIARRDRKRIFERFYRVDNLLTRKTEGSGLGLAIAKRIVEAHGGRITLKSELGKGSRFTIQLPVHKV; from the coding sequence GTGTCGAACCCACAGCCCTCCGTCATCCTCAGCTTCCGGCGCACCTTCGCGCTGCTCATCGTCCTGATCGTGCTGCCGTCGGCCGGGCTCTCGGGCTTCGGAGTGGTGGCCATCATCAACGAGCGCGCCGCGGTGGAGAAACGGCTGGAGGCCGTCTGGCAGGGCACGCTGGAGTCGCTCGCGGAGGAGCTGCCCGTGCTCCTGCGCTCCGCGCGCTTCGAGCTCGTGGACGGCGAGCCCCGGCTGGAGGCCCCCGGCGGGCGGCTGCTGTCCACCCCGTCCGCCTTCCGCGTCGAGGGCCAGCAGGTGACCACCAACGACACGGAGCTCGCCGCGGCCCTGGAGGCGGTGAAGTTCTCCGCCTCGGACTTCCCGCCCGGCAGCTCGCGCTTCTCCCTCATGGTGGGCGGGCGCGCCACGCTCATCGCCGCCGAGCGCCAGGGTGACGTGGTGCACGGCGTCCGCCTGGACCAGGATGCCGTGGAGGCCCTGCTCGACGAGCGGGCCGAGCGCTGGGTATCCACCACCGAGCCGGTCCGCTTCGTCCTCGTCGCCCGCCATGAGTCCACCGGCGAGGGCCTCATGGGCAAGCTGGTGTCGGAGGTGGCGCAGGCACGGGCCAACGCGCTCGGATCCGCCGTGCTCGCCGAGCTGCTGCTGCCCCCACCCCTGCAGGACTTCCGCCTGGGCGTGGTGCCCACGGGCGAGGATCCCGTGGCCCGCGCCTCCTACCGCAACCGCTTGCTGTACGTGGTGCTGCTCGGCCTCTTCTACGTCACCCTCACCTTCGGCGTCGTCTACACCGGCCGCGTGCTGTACCGCGAGGCACGGCTTTCACGCATGAAGACGGACTTCGTCTCCCTGGTGAGCCACGAGCTGCGCACCCCCGTCACCTCCATCCGCATGTTCATCGAGACGCTCGCCCTGGGCCGCGTGAAGGACCCCGCGCAGACGCAGGAGGTGCTGAAGATGCTCACCCAGGAGACGGAGCGGTTGAGCACGCTCGTCGAACGGGTGCTGGACTGGTCCCGCATCGAGAGCGGCCGCAAGGAGTACCACCGGGAAACGCTGCCCGTGCCGGTGGTGGTGGAAACCGCCGTGTCCGCCTTCCGGGCCCAGCGCCTGGAGGGCGACATGCAGCTCACCGTCGACGTGCCCGAGGACCTGCCCCCGGTCCAGGTGGACCGCGTCGCCATCGCCGGCGCCCTGCTCAACCTGCTGCAGAATGCCTACAAGTACAGCCGGGAGGACAAGCGCATCGCACTGTCCGTCCGGTCGGCCCGCCGCTGGGTGTGCCTCACGGTGGAGGACCACGGGATGGGCATCGCACGGCGTGACAGAAAACGCATCTTCGAGCGCTTCTACCGGGTGGACAACCTGCTCACGCGAAAGACGGAAGGCAGCGGACTGGGACTGGCCATCGCCAAGCGCATCGTGGAGGCTCACGGCGGACGCATCACCCTGAAGAGCGAGCTGGGAAAGGGCAGCCGCTTCACCATCCAGCTTCCGGTGCACAAGGTATGA
- a CDS encoding amidohydrolase family protein, giving the protein MRYRHLSLLLLTSCATVPSASNTSAGPVSAGSNTASASTPAATFRQERPVVVRHATVMPATGPAIEDGAIAFADGKILAVGRNADVATPPGAEEVDGTGLYVTPGIIDAHSHLGVYASPETSSTSDGNEATAPVTAEVSAEHSFWPQDPGLRRAAAGGITSMLVLPGSANLIGGRGFPVKLHFGRSAAEMRFPGAKDGLKMACGENPRRVYGMGQHRAPSTRMGNVAGYRQAFARAREYMERQEDWKKKHDKKPEEAGPAPLRDLQLETLVEVMRGNILVQNHCYRADEMAVMLQVADEFGYSIRAFHHSLEAYKLRDQLAAKQVAVATWADWWGFKMEAWDGIPENAALVSQAGGRAVIHSDSALGIQRLNQEAGKALWRARESGVPISEEEALRWVTLNPAWVMGVEDRTGSLEPGKMADVVLWKNHPLSVYARAQRVWADGVVTYDADRGVVDASDFELGERVEAAAKLVARPSALPALKDAGLDVRCEPTKDARCARPLELKAEASCTSFQDVAVLSNGTWMAHASVLVENGKVTRVGTRGAAGAVPSGCRTVDGEGRVLAPGFVDPLTSLGVVEIGAEESTVDDSLRGEAVKNPIRAALRAVDSLNPAAETFPVARLGGVTTAGVVPMGGLVSGQSAWVSTDGTVRRAPLALHIHLGVSGRDAVSGPRSLVLERLRELLFDAREYNKRRGDFEQNRMRTLSASRLDLESLQPALAGTMPVVVTANRVSDIRAALALGREFGLKVLIAGGREAWMVAPELAAAKVPVIVQPTQNLPSNFDGLNSRLDAAALLNEAGVKVLISTMGEPHMVRTLAQEAGNAVAWGLPYADALRAITSNVTEAFGTEGGQVAAGQVADLVLWNGDPLELSSRPLGMWLGGRQVPLTSRQQALFEKYRTLSK; this is encoded by the coding sequence ATGCGCTATCGCCACCTCTCCCTGTTGCTGTTGACCTCCTGCGCGACCGTTCCGTCTGCCTCCAATACTTCGGCCGGGCCCGTCTCCGCCGGGTCCAACACCGCGAGCGCCTCCACCCCCGCGGCCACCTTCCGCCAGGAGCGCCCGGTGGTGGTGCGGCACGCCACGGTGATGCCCGCCACGGGGCCGGCCATCGAGGACGGTGCCATCGCCTTCGCGGACGGGAAGATTCTCGCCGTGGGCCGGAATGCGGACGTGGCCACCCCGCCCGGAGCCGAGGAGGTGGATGGCACGGGCCTGTACGTGACGCCGGGCATCATCGACGCCCACAGCCACCTGGGCGTGTACGCCTCGCCGGAAACCAGCTCCACCAGTGACGGCAACGAGGCCACGGCTCCGGTGACGGCCGAGGTCTCCGCCGAGCACTCCTTCTGGCCGCAGGATCCGGGGCTGCGCCGGGCGGCGGCGGGCGGCATCACGTCCATGCTGGTGCTGCCCGGCAGCGCCAACCTCATTGGCGGACGCGGCTTCCCGGTGAAGCTGCACTTCGGACGCTCGGCGGCGGAGATGCGCTTTCCCGGCGCGAAGGACGGCCTGAAGATGGCGTGCGGCGAGAACCCGCGCCGCGTCTATGGAATGGGCCAGCACCGCGCGCCCTCCACGCGCATGGGCAACGTGGCCGGCTATCGCCAGGCCTTCGCCAGGGCGCGCGAGTACATGGAGCGCCAGGAGGACTGGAAGAAGAAGCACGACAAGAAGCCCGAGGAGGCCGGACCCGCGCCGCTGCGCGATTTGCAGCTGGAGACGCTGGTGGAGGTGATGCGCGGCAACATCCTCGTGCAGAACCACTGCTACCGGGCGGACGAGATGGCGGTGATGCTCCAGGTGGCCGACGAGTTCGGCTACTCCATCCGAGCCTTCCACCACTCGCTGGAGGCCTACAAGCTGAGAGATCAGCTGGCGGCGAAGCAGGTGGCGGTGGCCACGTGGGCGGACTGGTGGGGCTTCAAGATGGAGGCCTGGGACGGGATTCCCGAGAACGCGGCGCTGGTGTCGCAGGCGGGCGGACGCGCCGTCATCCACTCGGACTCGGCGCTGGGCATCCAGCGGCTCAACCAGGAGGCGGGCAAGGCGCTGTGGCGGGCGCGCGAGTCCGGTGTCCCCATCTCCGAGGAGGAGGCGCTGCGCTGGGTGACGCTCAACCCCGCGTGGGTGATGGGGGTGGAGGACAGGACGGGCTCGCTGGAGCCGGGGAAGATGGCGGACGTGGTGCTGTGGAAGAACCACCCGCTGTCCGTCTACGCCCGCGCGCAGCGCGTCTGGGCGGATGGGGTCGTCACCTATGACGCGGACCGGGGCGTCGTGGATGCGAGTGACTTCGAGCTGGGCGAGCGCGTGGAGGCCGCGGCGAAGCTGGTGGCGCGGCCCTCTGCGTTGCCGGCCCTGAAGGACGCGGGGCTCGACGTGCGCTGCGAGCCCACGAAGGACGCGCGGTGCGCCCGGCCGCTCGAGCTGAAGGCCGAGGCCTCGTGCACCTCGTTCCAGGACGTGGCCGTGCTCTCCAACGGCACGTGGATGGCGCATGCCTCGGTGCTGGTGGAGAACGGGAAGGTGACGCGGGTGGGGACGAGGGGGGCGGCCGGCGCGGTGCCCTCGGGGTGCCGCACGGTGGACGGCGAGGGGAGGGTGCTGGCGCCGGGCTTCGTGGATCCTCTCACCAGCCTGGGAGTGGTGGAGATTGGAGCGGAGGAGTCCACGGTGGACGACTCCCTGCGGGGCGAGGCGGTGAAGAATCCGATCCGCGCGGCGCTGCGGGCCGTGGACAGCCTCAACCCGGCGGCGGAGACGTTCCCGGTGGCGCGGCTGGGCGGAGTCACCACGGCGGGCGTGGTGCCGATGGGCGGGCTGGTGTCCGGGCAGAGCGCGTGGGTGAGCACGGACGGCACGGTGCGCCGTGCGCCGCTGGCCCTGCACATCCACCTGGGCGTGAGTGGCCGGGACGCGGTGTCGGGTCCCCGCTCGCTGGTGCTCGAGCGGCTGCGTGAGTTGCTGTTCGACGCGCGCGAGTACAACAAGCGCCGGGGGGACTTCGAGCAGAACCGCATGCGCACGCTGTCGGCGAGCCGGTTGGATCTGGAGTCGCTGCAGCCGGCGTTGGCGGGGACGATGCCGGTGGTGGTGACGGCGAACCGGGTGTCGGACATCCGGGCGGCGCTGGCGCTCGGGCGCGAGTTCGGGCTGAAGGTGCTGATCGCCGGAGGGCGCGAGGCGTGGATGGTGGCGCCGGAGCTGGCGGCGGCGAAGGTGCCGGTCATCGTGCAGCCCACGCAGAACCTGCCCTCGAACTTCGATGGGCTGAACAGCCGGCTGGACGCGGCGGCGCTGCTGAACGAGGCGGGGGTGAAGGTACTCATCTCCACGATGGGGGAGCCGCACATGGTGCGCACGCTGGCGCAGGAGGCGGGCAACGCGGTGGCGTGGGGGCTGCCCTACGCGGACGCACTGCGCGCCATCACGTCCAACGTGACGGAGGCGTTCGGCACGGAGGGCGGACAGGTGGCGGCGGGGCAGGTCGCGGACCTGGTGCTGTGGAACGGAGATCCATTGGAGTTGAGCAGCCGCCCCCTGGGCATGTGGCTGGGAGGCCGGCAGGTGCCGCTCACCAGCCGCCAGCAGGCCCTGTTCGAGAAATACCGCACGCTGTCGAAGTAG